The DNA region cgacgacgcgcaCAACGCCAACGACTGACTGATTAGCGTTCTTATCTCGTTTCATgtgcttttttcttcctccccaATTCCGTTTGTTGCTTCGGCCTAGCGTTTTCCCGCCTCTTCGTTCAGTGCCCATCACTTGTCGATACCCACTCCATACCCGCAGAGCTTGATTTGTCCCGAAAGGCCCCACCACCATCGTCACTTTGCCAGTGCCATATTGCCATAATAAGAACACCGCCATATAATGGATGTCGCGAACGGTACTGGCACCGAGCAGGCGATGtctacggcggcggccaactcgacgacgcccagTAACGGAAGCGAGTCGGGGGCCGGAGACTTCAAGCTTAAGTTCTGCACAGTCTGCGCCAGTAATCAGAATAGGTACGTATAGCTTGCTATCGATTAAATCCCAGCCAGCCCTTGGAGCAGTCTCGTGGGCTTGTGTCATGTCGACAGTACGGTGAGCCAAAGTCTGACGGTCATTCTTCCATAGATCAATGGTCTCTCATCTTCGCCTTGCGAATGCAAACTACCCCGTCATTTCCTTCGGCACCGGCTCCCTTGTCCGCCTGCCCGGCCCCTCCATCACCCAGCCCAACGTCTACCACTTCAACAAGACGTCCTACGACTCCATAttcaaggagctcgagtCCAAAGACCCGCGTCTCTACCGCGCCAATGGCGTCCTGAACATGGTCGACCGCAACCGCCATGTGAAATGGGGCCCCGAGCGCTGGCAGGATTGGCAGGTCGGCATGCCGCGCCTTACCCACACAGATGACcgcggcagcgccggcgttgagggtggcgtcgtcgacatcgtcatcaCCTGCGAGGAGCGCTGCTGGGACGCTGTCATCGACGACCTCATGAATCGCGGCGCGCCCTTGAACCGCCCTGTTCACGTCATCAACGTTG from Colletotrichum higginsianum IMI 349063 chromosome 4, whole genome shotgun sequence includes:
- a CDS encoding RNA polymerase II subunit A domain phosphatase SSU72 translates to MDVANGTGTEQAMSTAAANSTTPSNGSESGAGDFKLKFCTVCASNQNRSMVSHLRLANANYPVISFGTGSLVRLPGPSITQPNVYHFNKTSYDSIFKELESKDPRLYRANGVLNMVDRNRHVKWGPERWQDWQVGMPRLTHTDDRGSAGVEGGVVDIVITCEERCWDAVIDDLMNRGAPLNRPVHVINVDIKDNHEEASVGGRAILDLANSLNAAAVEEREAVGAAAFDSGSASSRASFDERVPDILAAWQDRWPHLPAVWTLAWF